A portion of the Betta splendens chromosome 2, fBetSpl5.4, whole genome shotgun sequence genome contains these proteins:
- the LOC114868681 gene encoding endothelin-1 receptor-like isoform X2, giving the protein MVMGPRLPWLKGSRPGSGAPWTPLAVLLLCCLGVCAPVDCHRNLSTHSALDPSSSNSSREPGVRLVSLPPCQKDTSIQDAFKYINTVMSCLIFAVGVIGNATLLRIIYLNKSMRNGPNALIASLALGDLMYVAIDIPINLYKLLAGRWPFAHTAFGLFLCKLFPFLQKASVGITVLNLCVLSVDRYRAVASWSRVQGTGVPTVTVVEIAVIWVLSAVLAVPEAIGFNMVDFEYKNATMTTCMLQPTTPFMTFYRDAKDWWLFGFYFCVPLACSAFFYGLMTCEMLRHEKGSLRLSLSEHLKQRREVAKAVFCLVLIFALCWFPLHLSRLLKRTSYKPHDAHRCELLNFLLVLDYFSLNMATINSCINPIILYFVSKKFKTCFKPAAPPPWDQPAVQTH; this is encoded by the exons ATGGTGATGGGTCCACGCCTGCCTTGGCTGAAGGGCTCCAGGCCCGGTTCCGGGGCTCCCTGGACCCcgctggctgtgctgctgctctgctgtctggGCGTCTGCGCTCCTGTCGACTGCCACCGCAACCTGTCCACGCACTCGGCTCTGGACCCGTCCTCCTCCAACTCGTCCCGGGAGCCGGGCGTGCGTCTGGTGTCTCTGCCTCCCTGCCAGAAGGACACCTCCATCCAAGACGCATTCAAGTACATCAACACCGTGATGTCCTGCCTGATCTTCGCTGTGGGGGTCATTGGGAACGCCACCCTGCTGAGGATCATCTACCTCAACAAGAGCATGAGGAACGGCCCCAACGCGCTCATCGCCAGCCTGGCGCTGGGAGACCTCATGTACGTCGCCATCGACATTCCCATCAACCTCTACAAG CTGCTGGCAGGACGCTGGCCGTTCGCACACACGGCCTTTGGCCTGTTCCTCTGCAAACTGTTCCCCTTCCTGCAGAAAGCCTCAGTGGGCATCACCGTCCTCAACCTGTGTGTCCTGAGCGTGGACAG GTATCGTGCGGTGGCCTCCTGGTCGCGGGTGCAGGGGACGGGCGTTCCCACGGTAACGGTGGTGGAGATCGCCGTGATCTGGGTGCTGTCTGCGGTGCTGGCTGTGCCGGAGGCCATCGGCTTCAACATGGTCGACTTCGAGTACAAGAACGCGACCATGACGACCTGCATGCTGCAGCCGACGACGCCCTTCATGACT TTCTACCGGGACGCGAAGGACTGGTGGCTGTTCGGCTTCTACTTCTGCGTTCCTCTGGCCTGCTCCGCCTTCTTCTACGGCCTGATGACCTGCGAGATGCTCAGACACGAGAAGGGCAGCCTGCGCCTCTCGCTGAGCGAACACCTGAAGCAG CGCAGGGAAGTGGCCAAAGCCGTGTTCTGCCTGGTGCTGATATTCGCCCTGTGCTGGTTCCCGCTGCACCTGAGCCGGCTGCTGAAGAGGACCAGCTACAAGCCGCACGACGCACATCGCTGTGAACTGTTAAA TTTTCTGTTGGTGTTGGATTATTTCAGCCTGAACATGGCAACAATCAACTCCTGCATCAATCCCATAATCCTCTACTTCGTCTCCAAGAAGTTCAAAACCTGTTTCAAG CCTGCTGCCCCTCCACCATGGGACCAGcctgcagtacaaacacactga
- the LOC114868681 gene encoding endothelin-1 receptor-like isoform X1 produces the protein MVMGPRLPWLKGSRPGSGAPWTPLAVLLLCCLGVCAPVDCHRNLSTHSALDPSSSNSSREPGVRLVSLPPCQKDTSIQDAFKYINTVMSCLIFAVGVIGNATLLRIIYLNKSMRNGPNALIASLALGDLMYVAIDIPINLYKLLAGRWPFAHTAFGLFLCKLFPFLQKASVGITVLNLCVLSVDRYRAVASWSRVQGTGVPTVTVVEIAVIWVLSAVLAVPEAIGFNMVDFEYKNATMTTCMLQPTTPFMTFYRDAKDWWLFGFYFCVPLACSAFFYGLMTCEMLRHEKGSLRLSLSEHLKQRREVAKAVFCLVLIFALCWFPLHLSRLLKRTSYKPHDAHRCELLNFLLVLDYFSLNMATINSCINPIILYFVSKKFKTCFKSCLCCWCYSGSLSNSLLPLHHGTSLQYKHTEH, from the exons ATGGTGATGGGTCCACGCCTGCCTTGGCTGAAGGGCTCCAGGCCCGGTTCCGGGGCTCCCTGGACCCcgctggctgtgctgctgctctgctgtctggGCGTCTGCGCTCCTGTCGACTGCCACCGCAACCTGTCCACGCACTCGGCTCTGGACCCGTCCTCCTCCAACTCGTCCCGGGAGCCGGGCGTGCGTCTGGTGTCTCTGCCTCCCTGCCAGAAGGACACCTCCATCCAAGACGCATTCAAGTACATCAACACCGTGATGTCCTGCCTGATCTTCGCTGTGGGGGTCATTGGGAACGCCACCCTGCTGAGGATCATCTACCTCAACAAGAGCATGAGGAACGGCCCCAACGCGCTCATCGCCAGCCTGGCGCTGGGAGACCTCATGTACGTCGCCATCGACATTCCCATCAACCTCTACAAG CTGCTGGCAGGACGCTGGCCGTTCGCACACACGGCCTTTGGCCTGTTCCTCTGCAAACTGTTCCCCTTCCTGCAGAAAGCCTCAGTGGGCATCACCGTCCTCAACCTGTGTGTCCTGAGCGTGGACAG GTATCGTGCGGTGGCCTCCTGGTCGCGGGTGCAGGGGACGGGCGTTCCCACGGTAACGGTGGTGGAGATCGCCGTGATCTGGGTGCTGTCTGCGGTGCTGGCTGTGCCGGAGGCCATCGGCTTCAACATGGTCGACTTCGAGTACAAGAACGCGACCATGACGACCTGCATGCTGCAGCCGACGACGCCCTTCATGACT TTCTACCGGGACGCGAAGGACTGGTGGCTGTTCGGCTTCTACTTCTGCGTTCCTCTGGCCTGCTCCGCCTTCTTCTACGGCCTGATGACCTGCGAGATGCTCAGACACGAGAAGGGCAGCCTGCGCCTCTCGCTGAGCGAACACCTGAAGCAG CGCAGGGAAGTGGCCAAAGCCGTGTTCTGCCTGGTGCTGATATTCGCCCTGTGCTGGTTCCCGCTGCACCTGAGCCGGCTGCTGAAGAGGACCAGCTACAAGCCGCACGACGCACATCGCTGTGAACTGTTAAA TTTTCTGTTGGTGTTGGATTATTTCAGCCTGAACATGGCAACAATCAACTCCTGCATCAATCCCATAATCCTCTACTTCGTCTCCAAGAAGTTCAAAACCTGTTTCAAG tcCTGTCTATGCTGTTGGTGTTATTCTGGCTCTCTGTCTAACAGCCTGCTGCCCCTCCACCATGGGACCAGcctgcagtacaaacacactgagCACTGA